In Sphingobium sp. Z007, one DNA window encodes the following:
- a CDS encoding TerC family protein, which translates to MDSLITAFTDPTALAALVALVVMEVVLGIDNLVFISILTNKLPEAQRPKARKIGIGLALGMRLVLLSMIAWIVGLTAPVFDLGISGPLDQHGAPTFETDFSWRDLILIAGGLFLIWKATKEIHHTVDPAGGDDMLDKKSVATITFGAAITQIILLDMIFSLDSILTAVGMTDNLAVMYIAVIVAVTVMLIAADPLANFIARNPTVVMLALGFLLMIGAVLIADGFGVHVPKGYIYAAMAFSTLVECLNIFARRAQKRKGAG; encoded by the coding sequence ATGGACAGCCTGATTACCGCTTTCACCGATCCTACGGCCTTGGCGGCGCTTGTCGCGCTGGTGGTGATGGAGGTGGTGCTGGGCATCGATAATCTGGTGTTCATCTCCATCCTGACCAACAAATTGCCCGAAGCGCAGCGGCCCAAGGCGCGCAAGATCGGCATCGGCCTGGCGCTTGGGATGCGGCTCGTCCTGCTGTCGATGATCGCCTGGATCGTCGGACTGACCGCGCCGGTGTTCGATCTGGGCATCAGTGGCCCGCTGGACCAGCATGGCGCGCCCACATTCGAAACCGATTTTTCCTGGCGCGACCTGATCCTGATCGCAGGCGGGCTGTTCCTGATCTGGAAGGCGACCAAGGAAATCCATCATACGGTCGATCCGGCGGGCGGCGACGATATGCTGGACAAAAAAAGCGTGGCGACCATCACTTTCGGCGCGGCGATCACGCAGATCATCCTGCTCGACATGATCTTCTCGCTCGATTCGATCCTGACGGCGGTGGGCATGACGGACAATCTGGCGGTCATGTATATCGCCGTGATCGTGGCGGTGACGGTGATGCTGATCGCGGCCGATCCGCTCGCCAACTTCATCGCACGAAACCCGACCGTCGTGATGCTGGCGCTGGGCTTTTTGCTGATGATCGGCGCGGTGCTGATCGCCGATGGCTTTGGCGTGCATGTGCCCAAGGGCTATATTTATGCGGCGATGGCGTTCTCCACGCTGGTGGAGTGTTTGAACATCTTTGCGCGGCGGGCGCAGAAGCGGAAGGGGGCGGGGTAG
- a CDS encoding class II 3-deoxy-7-phosphoheptulonate synthase: protein MAAKWTPDSWRAHKGIQMPYYRDTQALAAVEAQLGQFPPLVFAGEARNLKADLAKVASGEAFLLQGGDCAESFAEFHPNNIRDTFRVLLQMAVVLTFASKLPVVKVGRMAGQFAKPRSADTETIGGVELPSYRGDNVNDIAFTAEGREPDPQRMVQAYNQSAATLNLLRAFSTGGYASLDRVHGWMLDFMGRSPWAAKFEQMADQIGQALDFMRACGLSAETVPQLGGTSFYTSHEALLLPFEQALTRQDSLTGDWYDTSAHMLWIGDRTRFEGSAHVEYLRGIGNPIGLKCGPSLEPDALLRLLDTLNPAREAGRITLITRYGHDKIEAGLPKLVRAVMREGHPVIWSCDPMHGNVVKAANGYKTRPFDRILAEVRGFFAVHRAEGSFGGGIHAEMTGQNVTECTGGAIAITDECLADRYHTHCDPRLNAAQSLELAFLLAEMLNEELKERRAAA, encoded by the coding sequence GTGGCGGCGAAGTGGACGCCGGATAGCTGGCGGGCGCATAAGGGCATCCAGATGCCCTATTACCGGGACACGCAGGCGCTGGCCGCCGTGGAGGCCCAGCTTGGCCAGTTTCCGCCGCTCGTCTTTGCAGGCGAAGCGCGCAATCTGAAGGCGGACCTGGCCAAGGTCGCGTCCGGCGAAGCCTTCCTGTTGCAGGGCGGCGATTGCGCGGAAAGTTTCGCGGAGTTCCATCCGAACAACATCCGCGACACCTTCCGCGTGCTGCTCCAGATGGCGGTCGTGCTGACCTTCGCGTCGAAGCTGCCGGTGGTGAAGGTCGGCCGCATGGCGGGCCAGTTCGCCAAGCCGCGTTCGGCCGATACCGAAACCATCGGCGGCGTCGAATTGCCGAGCTACCGCGGCGACAATGTCAACGACATCGCCTTCACGGCGGAAGGCCGCGAGCCGGACCCCCAGCGCATGGTGCAGGCCTATAACCAGTCGGCCGCGACGCTGAACCTGCTGCGCGCCTTCTCGACCGGCGGTTACGCCAGCCTGGACCGCGTCCATGGCTGGATGCTCGATTTCATGGGGCGCAGCCCCTGGGCGGCAAAGTTCGAACAGATGGCCGACCAGATCGGCCAAGCGCTCGACTTCATGCGCGCTTGCGGCCTGTCGGCGGAAACGGTGCCGCAGCTTGGCGGGACCAGCTTCTATACCAGCCATGAAGCGTTGCTGCTGCCGTTCGAGCAGGCGCTGACGCGGCAGGACAGCCTGACCGGCGACTGGTACGACACTTCCGCGCACATGCTGTGGATCGGCGACCGCACCCGGTTCGAAGGGTCCGCCCATGTCGAATATCTGCGCGGCATCGGCAATCCGATCGGCCTGAAATGCGGTCCCAGCCTGGAGCCGGACGCGCTGCTGCGCCTGCTCGACACGCTGAACCCCGCGCGTGAAGCCGGGCGCATCACGCTCATCACCCGCTATGGCCATGACAAGATCGAGGCGGGCCTGCCGAAGCTCGTCCGCGCCGTGATGCGCGAAGGCCATCCGGTCATCTGGTCCTGCGACCCGATGCACGGCAATGTCGTCAAGGCGGCCAATGGCTACAAGACACGGCCCTTCGACCGCATCCTGGCCGAAGTGCGCGGCTTCTTCGCCGTCCACCGCGCCGAGGGCAGCTTTGGCGGCGGCATCCATGCCGAAATGACCGGCCAGAATGTCACCGAATGCACCGGCGGCGCCATCGCCATCACCGACGAATGCCTTGCCGATCGCTACCACACCCATTGCGACCCGCGTTTGAACGCGGCGCAGAGCCTGGAACTGGCCTTCCTGCTGGCCGAAATGCTGAACGAAGAGTTGAAGGAACGCCGCGCCGCGGCGTGA
- a CDS encoding Rap1a/Tai family immunity protein has translation MHPLLAPLLSAALLAASHTPVAAQAFMFETGTTLLAKCRNTAPAYSLACTAYIVGVVDGIRKDMFIGRARPVCWPDRMSADDARRTVIAYLERWPDQRKTPASLLVSVALNERWPCQK, from the coding sequence ATGCACCCCCTCCTCGCCCCTCTCCTCTCCGCCGCCCTGCTCGCGGCATCCCACACCCCGGTCGCGGCCCAGGCGTTCATGTTCGAAACCGGCACCACCCTGCTCGCCAAATGCCGCAACACGGCGCCCGCCTATAGCCTGGCCTGCACCGCCTATATCGTCGGCGTGGTCGACGGCATCCGCAAGGACATGTTCATCGGCCGCGCGCGCCCGGTCTGCTGGCCCGACCGCATGAGCGCGGACGATGCGCGCCGTACCGTCATCGCCTATCTGGAACGCTGGCCCGACCAGCGCAAGACGCCCGCCTCGCTTCTGGTCAGCGTCGCGCTCAACGAACGCTGGCCCTGCCAGAAGTAG
- a CDS encoding YceI family protein: MQRYSRTAIFLHWAIAALLAFQIAVGWALEDLGARGFALYQLHKSVGITVLALTLARIGVRYWKPRPAKLEGGWQGALASGVHIGLYAFMLGAPLTGWALVSTAKVKVPTLIFGVIPLPHLPLPAAAHGVAENGHGLLAWLGIALVALHVAGALRHHLLIRDGLIWRMVPGRSTALLVALPALILVGFVAGRAILPAPQATPAPIAAEPADETAPANIAEAVNAAAPADNAAANATQATADEPVDPPPAWTVQPGGRIGFSVGNDGETISGSFSKWTANIVMDPDHPDSADIAVTIDMASASVGDAYKDGMLPGDEFFGVAAHPTATFVAKGAEATGPNAYRARGTLTLKGVSKPQTIRFTLSGKDETGKDATRKVSGSATIARAPFGVGTGDSSGGLGPQVALTFAFTAKRQD, translated from the coding sequence ATGCAGCGCTACAGCCGGACCGCCATTTTTCTGCATTGGGCGATCGCCGCCCTGCTCGCTTTCCAAATCGCCGTCGGTTGGGCGCTGGAGGATCTGGGCGCGCGGGGCTTTGCCCTCTACCAGCTGCACAAGTCGGTCGGCATCACCGTGCTGGCCCTGACGCTGGCGCGGATCGGCGTGCGATATTGGAAACCCCGTCCGGCGAAGCTGGAGGGCGGCTGGCAAGGGGCGCTGGCGTCGGGCGTCCATATCGGCCTCTACGCCTTCATGCTGGGCGCGCCGCTGACCGGCTGGGCGCTGGTGTCGACGGCGAAGGTCAAGGTGCCGACGCTGATCTTCGGCGTGATACCGTTGCCCCATTTACCTCTGCCCGCAGCGGCGCATGGCGTGGCCGAAAACGGCCATGGCCTGCTCGCTTGGCTGGGAATCGCGCTGGTGGCGCTGCATGTCGCGGGCGCGCTGCGCCATCATCTGCTGATCCGCGATGGCCTGATCTGGCGAATGGTGCCGGGGCGTTCGACCGCGCTGCTGGTCGCTTTGCCCGCGTTGATCCTGGTCGGTTTCGTCGCCGGGCGCGCGATCTTGCCCGCGCCGCAAGCTACGCCTGCGCCCATCGCGGCAGAACCCGCTGACGAAACCGCGCCCGCTAACATTGCCGAAGCCGTCAACGCCGCAGCGCCTGCCGACAATGCAGCCGCCAATGCGACGCAGGCCACCGCTGACGAACCCGTCGACCCGCCTCCCGCCTGGACGGTGCAACCGGGCGGCCGGATCGGCTTTTCGGTCGGCAATGATGGCGAGACGATCAGCGGCAGTTTTTCCAAATGGACCGCCAACATCGTGATGGACCCCGACCATCCCGATAGCGCCGACATCGCCGTCACCATCGACATGGCCTCGGCCAGCGTAGGCGACGCGTACAAGGACGGCATGCTGCCGGGCGACGAATTTTTCGGCGTCGCCGCGCACCCGACCGCGACCTTCGTGGCCAAGGGCGCGGAGGCGACTGGCCCCAACGCCTATCGCGCCCGCGGCACGCTGACGCTCAAGGGCGTGTCGAAGCCCCAGACCATCCGCTTCACGCTTTCTGGGAAGGATGAGACCGGCAAGGACGCCACCCGCAAAGTGTCGGGTAGCGCCACCATCGCCCGCGCGCCCTTTGGCGTCGGCACTGGTGACAGCAGTGGCGGGCTTGGCCCGCAGGTGGCGCTGACCTTCGCTTTCACGGCGAAACGGCAGGATTGA
- a CDS encoding thioesterase family protein, with the protein MAKPESWRLNAEAYRFVTSIDTRFQDLDTMGHINNVAISGIFETARIRFHHHMGRHPQEQGVRWLVANVNLNFVEESHFPYPFEVHCAIGHIGRTSWTISSAGFQKGVCVATCDTTVVTHGAEGRRAIDDTLREAMEMNFLRQPD; encoded by the coding sequence ATGGCCAAACCCGAATCCTGGCGTCTGAACGCTGAGGCGTATCGCTTCGTGACCAGCATCGACACGCGGTTCCAGGATCTCGACACCATGGGCCACATCAACAATGTAGCGATTTCCGGCATTTTCGAGACGGCGCGCATCCGTTTCCACCACCATATGGGACGTCATCCGCAGGAGCAGGGGGTGCGCTGGCTGGTGGCCAACGTGAACCTGAACTTTGTCGAGGAATCGCATTTCCCCTATCCGTTCGAAGTCCATTGCGCGATCGGCCACATCGGCCGCACGAGCTGGACGATCAGCTCGGCCGGGTTCCAGAAGGGCGTGTGCGTCGCCACCTGCGACACGACGGTCGTCACCCATGGCGCCGAAGGCCGCCGCGCGATCGACGACACGCTGCGCGAGGCGATGGAGATGAATTTCCTGCGCCAGCCGGACTGA
- a CDS encoding DUF983 domain-containing protein codes for MTDPAPPSDRPTGAAIGLGLRGRCPACGEGRMFARFLKTAPACPYCGLALDLHQADDFPAYIVILLLGHILVPLMIEVNSALAIPLGWQALIWPTLAIVLAVAMIQPVKGAVIAVQWSRRMAGFR; via the coding sequence ATGACCGATCCCGCGCCCCCGTCCGACCGCCCGACCGGCGCCGCCATCGGCCTTGGGCTGCGTGGCCGCTGCCCGGCCTGTGGCGAGGGGCGGATGTTCGCGCGCTTCCTGAAAACCGCGCCCGCCTGCCCGTACTGCGGCCTGGCGCTGGACCTGCATCAGGCGGACGATTTTCCCGCCTATATCGTCATCCTGCTGCTGGGCCACATATTAGTGCCGCTAATGATCGAGGTGAACAGCGCGCTGGCGATACCGCTCGGCTGGCAGGCGCTGATCTGGCCGACCCTGGCGATCGTGCTGGCGGTGGCGATGATCCAGCCGGTCAAGGGCGCGGTGATCGCCGTGCAGTGGAGCCGGCGGATGGCGGGTTTTCGTTAG
- the pabB gene encoding aminodeoxychorismate synthase component I: protein MHLPGPHEAYCLFDDARPRSVAPARLYRDPVEIVVAHRMADVQPALDRIAEAQESGLHVAGYMAYAAGLALEDRLAPIARRHDAGAAPLLWFGLFEGVRLIPTGTLPDMLPDPAGATVGPLRPLVDEAAYGVAFSQVQDYIRAGDIYQVNLTFPCDVDVTGDPLALYAAVRPRAAAGYGGVIRTGDRSILSFSPELFFTQVRGQLTARPMKGTATRAADPDADAAQALWLQSDAKQRAENLMIVDLLRNDLSRVSRAGSVTVPDLFKVETYPTVHQLVSTVRARILPGLSPVDVLRVLFPCGSITGAPKVRAMEIIDAVEPHGRGVYTGTMGWIDPEGDAAFNVAIRTICVEDGAGTGRLGLGSGIVADSDCASEWAECLAKGRFLSLP, encoded by the coding sequence ATGCATCTGCCCGGTCCCCACGAAGCCTATTGCCTGTTCGACGATGCGCGCCCGCGCAGCGTGGCGCCCGCGCGCCTCTACCGCGATCCCGTCGAGATCGTCGTCGCCCATCGCATGGCCGATGTGCAACCCGCGCTCGACCGCATTGCCGAAGCGCAGGAAAGCGGCCTGCATGTCGCGGGCTATATGGCCTATGCCGCGGGATTGGCGCTGGAGGATCGACTGGCGCCGATCGCGCGGAGGCATGATGCGGGCGCTGCGCCGCTGCTGTGGTTCGGCCTGTTCGAAGGGGTGCGGCTGATCCCGACCGGCACGCTGCCCGATATGCTGCCCGACCCGGCAGGCGCGACGGTCGGGCCGCTGCGCCCGCTGGTGGATGAGGCTGCTTATGGCGTGGCCTTCTCCCAGGTGCAGGATTATATCCGCGCCGGCGACATTTATCAGGTCAACCTGACTTTCCCCTGCGACGTGGATGTGACCGGCGACCCGCTCGCCCTCTATGCCGCCGTGCGGCCGCGCGCCGCGGCGGGCTATGGCGGGGTAATCCGTACTGGTGATCGATCGATTTTGTCCTTTTCGCCCGAACTCTTCTTTACTCAGGTCCGCGGGCAGCTGACCGCGCGGCCGATGAAGGGCACCGCCACCCGCGCCGCCGATCCGGACGCCGACGCCGCGCAGGCGCTGTGGTTGCAAAGCGACGCGAAGCAGCGCGCCGAAAATCTGATGATCGTCGATCTGCTGCGCAACGATCTGTCGCGGGTGTCGCGCGCGGGCAGCGTGACCGTGCCCGACCTGTTCAAGGTCGAAACCTATCCCACCGTGCATCAGCTGGTGTCGACCGTGCGTGCGCGCATCCTGCCCGGCCTGTCGCCGGTCGACGTGCTGCGCGTGCTGTTTCCCTGCGGCTCCATCACCGGCGCGCCCAAGGTGCGGGCGATGGAGATCATCGATGCGGTCGAACCCCATGGCCGCGGCGTCTATACCGGCACGATGGGCTGGATCGACCCGGAGGGCGACGCCGCCTTCAATGTTGCCATCCGCACCATTTGCGTCGAAGACGGCGCAGGAACGGGCCGGCTAGGGCTGGGGTCCGGCATCGTCGCGGATTCGGATTGCGCATCCGAATGGGCGGAGTGCCTGGCCAAGGGGCGTTTCCTTTCGCTCCCCTGA
- a CDS encoding aminotransferase class IV translates to MALADGRFDLIETMAFDPLEGIRLLELHLARLKASADALGFHVDRHDVRNELQAATFRLRDRSRVRLMVSRGGAIAIEVRDHRGWPDPIMKVAAVPRHAPADDLRLRHKTSDRSLYKDALKRGGTYEVLLIDAQGYLTEGCFSSIFVERGDKLVTPPLARGLLPGILRQSLIDMGEAVEGDLRPYDLERGFFIGNAARGMAAATWSR, encoded by the coding sequence ATGGCATTGGCTGACGGACGGTTCGACCTCATCGAAACCATGGCCTTCGACCCGCTCGAAGGCATCAGGTTGCTGGAACTGCATCTGGCGCGGCTGAAGGCGAGCGCCGACGCGCTCGGCTTCCATGTCGATCGCCATGATGTGCGCAACGAATTGCAGGCCGCGACCTTCCGCCTGCGCGACCGCAGCCGGGTGCGGCTGATGGTGTCGCGCGGCGGGGCGATCGCGATCGAGGTGCGCGATCATCGGGGCTGGCCCGACCCGATCATGAAAGTCGCCGCGGTGCCGCGCCATGCGCCGGCGGACGACCTGCGGCTGCGCCACAAGACCAGCGATCGTAGCCTCTATAAGGACGCGCTGAAACGCGGCGGCACCTATGAAGTGCTGCTGATCGACGCGCAGGGCTATCTGACCGAGGGCTGTTTCTCCTCCATCTTCGTCGAGCGGGGCGACAAGCTGGTGACGCCGCCTTTGGCGCGCGGCCTCCTGCCCGGCATCCTGCGCCAGAGCCTGATCGATATGGGGGAAGCGGTGGAAGGCGATCTGCGCCCCTATGATCTGGAGCGCGGCTTCTTCATCGGCAATGCGGCGCGGGGCATGGCCGCCGCGACATGGTCACGGTGA
- a CDS encoding pyridoxal phosphate-dependent aminotransferase, which produces MSQTSAALGRIQPSATLAMSARVNALKAQGVDVIGLSAGEPDFDTPDFVKEAGIAAIRNNLTRYTDVDGTADVKEAVMFKFKRDNGLDYKRSQISVNSGGKHTLFNALVATVDVGDEVIIPAPYWVSYPDIVNFAGGTPVFIEGPASQGYKITADQLEAAITPRTKWVMLNSPSNPSGAAYSADELKALADVLLRHPHVLVMTDDMYEHVWYASTPFATIAQVCPDLYERTLTVNGCSKAFSMTGWRIGFAGGPEWIIKAMGKLQSQSTSNPCSISQAAAVAALTGPQDFLEERNGVFRKRRDMVVAMLNDAPGLDCPTPEGAFYVYPDASGVIGKVTPKGVTIDSDETLIAYFLDEAKVAAVHGAAFGLSPAFRISYATSDEVLKKACTRIQEACAALR; this is translated from the coding sequence ATGAGCCAGACTTCCGCCGCCTTGGGTCGTATCCAGCCGTCCGCTACGCTCGCCATGAGCGCCCGCGTGAACGCGCTCAAAGCGCAGGGTGTGGACGTCATTGGCCTGTCGGCCGGCGAACCGGATTTCGATACCCCCGATTTCGTCAAGGAAGCCGGCATCGCTGCGATCCGCAACAACCTGACCCGCTATACCGACGTGGACGGCACTGCCGACGTCAAGGAAGCGGTGATGTTCAAGTTCAAGCGCGACAATGGGCTGGATTACAAGCGCAGCCAGATCAGCGTCAATTCGGGCGGCAAGCATACGCTGTTCAACGCGCTGGTCGCCACGGTCGATGTGGGCGATGAGGTCATCATCCCGGCGCCCTACTGGGTCAGCTATCCCGATATCGTGAACTTCGCGGGAGGCACCCCAGTCTTCATCGAAGGGCCAGCGAGCCAGGGTTACAAGATCACCGCCGACCAGTTGGAAGCCGCGATCACGCCGCGCACCAAATGGGTGATGCTCAATTCGCCGTCCAACCCGTCAGGCGCGGCCTATTCGGCGGATGAACTCAAGGCGCTGGCCGATGTGCTGCTGCGCCACCCGCATGTGCTGGTGATGACCGACGATATGTATGAGCATGTCTGGTATGCATCGACCCCCTTTGCCACCATCGCGCAAGTATGCCCGGACCTCTATGAGCGTACGCTGACGGTCAATGGCTGTTCCAAGGCCTTCTCCATGACCGGCTGGCGCATCGGCTTTGCGGGCGGCCCCGAATGGATCATCAAGGCGATGGGCAAGCTGCAATCGCAGTCGACCAGCAACCCCTGCTCGATCAGCCAGGCCGCCGCCGTCGCGGCGCTCACAGGCCCGCAGGATTTTCTGGAAGAGCGCAACGGCGTGTTCCGCAAGCGTCGCGACATGGTCGTCGCGATGTTGAACGACGCGCCGGGCCTCGATTGCCCGACGCCCGAAGGCGCCTTCTACGTCTATCCTGATGCCAGCGGCGTGATCGGCAAGGTGACGCCAAAGGGCGTGACGATCGACAGCGACGAGACGCTGATCGCCTATTTCCTGGACGAGGCGAAGGTGGCCGCGGTCCATGGCGCCGCCTTCGGCCTCTCGCCCGCCTTCCGCATCAGCTATGCGACCTCGGACGAGGTGCTCAAGAAGGCCTGCACGCGTATTCAGGAAGCCTGCGCCGCGCTTCGTTAA